The following proteins are co-located in the Mesorhizobium australicum WSM2073 genome:
- a CDS encoding MarR family winged helix-turn-helix transcriptional regulator, translated as MAELDTRFKGGPSESPGLLLWRTTMRWQRVMTAALAPLDLTHVQFVLLASAMWLGRNGEPPNQVQLAAQAGTEVKMTSDVVARLEAKGLIAREADSRDSRAKVIRVTAAGAAAAQQAIVAVEAADSAFFEPVDEARLVGLLRQLAGEIR; from the coding sequence ATGGCTGAACTCGACACGCGCTTCAAGGGCGGGCCGTCGGAGAGCCCCGGCTTACTGCTCTGGCGAACCACCATGCGCTGGCAGCGCGTCATGACGGCGGCGCTGGCGCCGCTCGACCTGACGCATGTCCAGTTCGTGCTGCTCGCCTCGGCGATGTGGCTTGGCCGCAATGGCGAACCGCCCAACCAGGTGCAGCTCGCCGCCCAGGCCGGCACGGAGGTGAAGATGACCTCTGACGTCGTCGCCCGGCTGGAGGCCAAGGGTTTGATCGCACGCGAAGCCGATTCCCGGGACTCCCGGGCCAAGGTGATCCGCGTCACCGCCGCCGGGGCGGCGGCCGCCCAGCAAGCGATCGTCGCCGTCGAGGCCGCCGACTCAGCGTTTTTCGAGCCGGTGGACGAGGCGCGGCTCGTCGGTCTGCTGCGGCAGCTTGCCGGCGAGATCCGCTGA
- a CDS encoding DUF805 domain-containing protein, which translates to MRGEVLHYDEDQGFGFITGADGSSYTFTRENLRRQTAMPNGTAVEFQPGGGQARDVFSIAGQTTAGPAVNSTVGAGIDAAPAQAGTASTARAPQAQQFGRSSESATAEPSDLWGYFWRGLTQNYFNFAGRARRKEYWGYCLFWVVCLLIVGGIGIFTDIEMGNFDTDVSAAVTVGLCGTFLLATLLPGLGMTVRRLHDIGLSGWLYLVILIPSIGSLIILVFALIPTQARENQWGPVPAGVRV; encoded by the coding sequence ATGCGCGGTGAAGTGCTTCACTATGACGAGGACCAGGGCTTCGGCTTCATCACCGGAGCCGACGGCAGCAGCTACACTTTCACCCGCGAGAACCTGCGCCGGCAAACCGCCATGCCCAACGGGACGGCGGTCGAGTTCCAGCCGGGCGGCGGCCAGGCGCGCGACGTCTTTTCGATCGCTGGCCAAACCACCGCAGGCCCGGCCGTGAACTCGACGGTTGGCGCAGGCATAGATGCGGCACCGGCCCAAGCCGGCACCGCATCCACAGCCCGCGCACCGCAGGCGCAGCAGTTCGGCCGATCCAGCGAGAGCGCAACCGCCGAACCCAGTGATCTCTGGGGCTATTTCTGGCGTGGACTGACGCAGAACTACTTCAACTTCGCCGGCCGCGCCCGCCGCAAGGAATATTGGGGCTATTGCCTGTTTTGGGTGGTCTGCCTGCTGATCGTCGGCGGCATCGGCATCTTCACCGATATCGAAATGGGCAATTTCGACACAGATGTCTCGGCGGCGGTGACGGTCGGCCTCTGCGGCACCTTCCTCTTGGCGACGCTCCTGCCCGGCCTCGGCATGACCGTGCGCCGGCTGCACGATATCGGCCTGTCGGGCTGGCTCTATCTGGTGATCCTGATCCCCAGCATCGGCAGCCTGATCATCCTGGTCTTCGCGCTGATCCCGACCCAGGCGCGTGAAAACCAGTGGGGACCAGTGCCTGCTGGAGTCAGGGTTTAG
- a CDS encoding polyketide cyclase, with protein MWTNEYTATSPLPAQAIWNALKALHEGRLTYEGSDTFVLHGPFAKGTRVSVTPVGQDTFESTIVDLVENVTYADETSFGDTKLLFRHTLVPVEGGTQVTHRLDISGPSAAEVGPELGPQISGDFDVSMAKLFEQAEALANHG; from the coding sequence ATGTGGACCAATGAATACACCGCGACTTCCCCCCTTCCTGCGCAAGCCATCTGGAACGCGCTCAAGGCCTTGCATGAAGGCCGCCTGACTTATGAAGGCTCCGATACCTTCGTGCTGCATGGGCCATTCGCCAAGGGCACCCGCGTCTCGGTGACGCCGGTCGGTCAGGACACGTTCGAATCGACCATCGTCGATCTCGTCGAAAACGTGACCTATGCCGATGAAACTTCGTTCGGCGACACCAAGCTGCTGTTCCGGCACACTCTGGTGCCTGTCGAAGGCGGCACGCAGGTGACGCACCGGCTCGATATCTCAGGTCCTTCGGCCGCCGAGGTCGGCCCGGAACTCGGGCCCCAGATCAGTGGCGATTTCGACGTGTCGATGGCCAAGTTGTTCGAGCAGGCGGAGGCGTTGGCGAACCATGGCTGA